One segment of Mycobacterium spongiae DNA contains the following:
- the pgm gene encoding phosphoglucomutase (alpha-D-glucose-1,6-bisphosphate-dependent) encodes MVANPRAGKPAQPQDLVDLPHLVTAYYSVRPDPDDVAQQVAFGTSGHRGSALDGVFNEDHILAITQAIVEHRATHGITGPLFIGRDTHGLSEPAWVSALEVLVGNDVLAVVDSRDRYTPTPAISRAILEYNRGRTDALADGIVVTPSHNPPRDGGFKYNPPSGGPADTAVTNAIAQRANEILRTGSAVKRVAFARARRTAQRYDYMGDYVDDLPSVVDLAAIGAADVRIGADPLGGASVDYWAEIADRHDLQLTVVNPLVDATWRFMTLDTDGKIRMDCSSPDAMASLIANRERYQIATGNDADADRHGIVTPDEGLLNPNHYLAAAIDYLYTHRLLWPRNVAVGKTVVSSSIIDRVVAGIGRSLVEVPVGFKWFVDGLIGGRIGFGGEESAGASFLRRDGSVWTTDKDGIIMALLAAEILAVTGSTPSQRYRALAGKYGAPTYARLNAPADREQKARLAKLSPDQVRATELAGEPITAKLTAAPGNGAPLGGLKVTTANAWFAARPSGTEDVYKIYAESFRGPEHLAEVQNTAREVVNQVIG; translated from the coding sequence ATGGTGGCCAACCCACGGGCCGGCAAGCCGGCCCAGCCGCAGGACCTCGTCGATCTGCCGCACCTGGTGACGGCCTATTACTCGGTTCGACCTGACCCCGACGATGTGGCGCAACAGGTGGCCTTCGGTACCTCGGGTCACCGTGGCTCCGCCCTGGACGGAGTCTTCAACGAGGACCATATTCTCGCCATCACCCAGGCCATCGTCGAGCACCGTGCCACCCACGGCATCACCGGTCCGCTGTTCATCGGCCGTGACACGCATGGGCTTTCAGAACCCGCATGGGTATCAGCGCTCGAGGTGCTCGTCGGCAACGACGTATTAGCGGTCGTGGACTCCCGCGACCGCTACACGCCCACACCGGCGATTAGCCGCGCCATTCTTGAGTACAACCGTGGCCGTACCGATGCGCTGGCAGACGGAATCGTCGTCACTCCGTCGCACAACCCACCACGCGACGGCGGCTTCAAGTACAACCCACCCAGCGGCGGCCCCGCGGACACGGCCGTAACCAACGCAATCGCACAGCGGGCCAACGAGATTCTGCGTACAGGGTCGGCCGTGAAGCGAGTCGCGTTTGCCCGAGCTCGCCGGACCGCGCAGCGCTACGACTATATGGGTGATTACGTCGACGACCTACCTAGTGTGGTCGATCTCGCCGCGATCGGCGCAGCCGACGTGCGGATCGGCGCCGACCCACTTGGCGGCGCCAGTGTGGACTACTGGGCCGAGATCGCCGACCGACACGATCTGCAGTTGACCGTGGTCAATCCGCTGGTCGACGCGACGTGGCGGTTCATGACGCTCGACACCGACGGCAAGATTCGGATGGACTGCAGCTCGCCCGACGCGATGGCCTCACTGATCGCCAACCGCGAGCGCTACCAGATCGCCACGGGCAACGACGCCGACGCGGACCGCCACGGCATCGTTACCCCCGACGAGGGACTGCTGAATCCCAACCATTACTTGGCCGCCGCTATCGACTATCTCTATACCCACCGGTTGTTGTGGCCCCGCAACGTCGCCGTCGGCAAAACTGTGGTCAGCTCGTCGATCATCGATCGCGTGGTGGCTGGTATCGGTCGCTCGCTGGTTGAGGTGCCCGTCGGCTTCAAATGGTTCGTCGACGGCCTGATCGGCGGCCGCATTGGCTTCGGCGGCGAGGAGTCAGCCGGAGCGTCGTTTCTGCGACGCGACGGATCGGTCTGGACCACCGACAAAGACGGCATCATCATGGCGCTGCTGGCCGCCGAGATCTTGGCCGTCACGGGTAGCACGCCCTCGCAGCGCTACCGCGCGCTGGCCGGCAAATACGGAGCGCCGACGTATGCACGGCTGAACGCACCCGCTGACCGCGAGCAGAAAGCCCGGCTGGCCAAGCTGTCGCCCGACCAGGTCAGGGCCACCGAGCTCGCGGGTGAGCCGATCACCGCGAAGCTCACCGCCGCTCCCGGTAATGGTGCCCCCCTCGGCGGACTCAAGGTGACGACGGCCAACGCGTGGTTCGCCGCCCGACCTTCGGGCACCGAGGACGTCTACAAGATCTACGCCGAGTCCTTCCGCGGACCCGAGCATCTCGCGGAGGTGCAAAACACCGCGCGGGAGGTGGTGAACCAAGTCATCGGCTAG
- a CDS encoding cutinase family protein, producing the protein MGFFPIKPRRVAENAAAALLIATALLITPGLAPPASATACPSAEVLFARGTDEPPGVGQVGQAFISSLRRQSLFKTIGAYAVKYPANRDFMASTQGANDASDHIQRMAKVCPRTKLVLGGYSQGAAVMDIVAAAPMAGLGFTRPLPAQAARHVAAVALFGNPTNRTPRLIGAINPDFKSKIIDVCNPGDPICSGGIEWNAHVSYVPDWTTRAARVVARRI; encoded by the coding sequence ATGGGGTTTTTCCCGATCAAGCCTCGCCGGGTCGCCGAGAACGCGGCGGCCGCATTGTTGATTGCGACCGCATTGTTGATTACGCCCGGACTGGCACCGCCGGCATCGGCGACGGCGTGCCCGAGTGCCGAGGTCTTGTTTGCCCGGGGAACGGACGAGCCGCCCGGTGTCGGGCAGGTTGGCCAAGCCTTCATCAGTTCCTTACGCCGGCAGTCCCTCTTCAAGACCATTGGGGCATACGCGGTGAAGTACCCGGCCAACAGGGACTTCATGGCCTCCACGCAAGGAGCGAACGACGCTAGTGACCACATTCAGCGAATGGCCAAGGTGTGCCCGCGGACCAAACTGGTGCTGGGCGGGTACTCCCAGGGGGCCGCGGTGATGGACATCGTCGCTGCCGCACCGATGGCGGGCCTGGGCTTCACTAGGCCGCTACCGGCCCAAGCGGCTCGGCACGTGGCCGCCGTCGCCCTTTTCGGAAATCCGACCAACCGAACGCCTCGACTCATCGGCGCCATAAACCCGGATTTCAAGTCCAAGATCATCGACGTGTGCAATCCTGGCGACCCGATCTGCTCGGGCGGCATTGAGTGGAACGCGCATGTGAGCTACGTGCCGGACTGGACCACCCGGGCAGCGCGTGTGGTCGCGCGCAGGATCTAA
- a CDS encoding PE domain-containing protein translates to MSYVAVVPGLLASAAADLAGVGSALGSANAAAAAATTGIATAAGDEVSAAIAALLSAHGQAYQVAGAQLGVFHEEFVRALAAAGGSYAAAEAVNTGPLAQLLDAVNAQSVALTGRPVIGNGANGAPGTGANGAPGGWLLGDGGAGGSGAAGQNGGAGGAAGLFGTGGAGGAGGSSNLGAGGAGGVGGAGGWLWGDGGAGGAGGATGPGGGAGGAGGLGGAGGLFGAGGLGGAGGETVGGADGGAGGAGGAGGLLAGLVGAGGGDGGTGGFGSTGGAGGAGGSAGVLGGPGGAGGSGASGMTTGGAGGAGGHAGGLFGTGGLFGAGGAGGTGGLGITTGGAGGAGGNGGLLFSDGGPGGTGGSADAGGDGGAGGAGGLVFSNGGVGGTGGFGGGGGGVGGIGGAGGPAGLLIGNGGAGGAGGEGVTGGGGGAGGNAVLIGNGGNAGIGGAGPTAGGTGVGGTSGQLLGLDGFNAPAPTSPLHALQQQVLGAINAPIQDLTGRPLIGNGIPGAAGSGADGAAGGWLLGDGGAGGSGAAASGSGGGAGGSAGLVGAGGSGGTGAFSLAADGGAGGVGGTGGWLFGTGGVGGVGGITNGGNGGAGGAGGAGGLWGAGGLGGVGGASFGGGGRPGGDGGAGGAGGLLAGLVGAGGGDGGDGASGDTGGAGGAGGDAGLLGGPGGAGGAGGPGETAGAGGAGGDAGLLGGAGGAGGTGGIGTSGGAGGAGGSAGLLWGNGGAGGTGGTGFFGDGGAGGSGGLGGWLGFGGAGGAGGAGGLAGNGAGGAGGVGGTGGQLWGGGGAGGAGGEGDVNGGNGGAGGTGGAAVLIGTGGNGGNSGIGATNGGPGTGGAGGLLLGQDGLNGLS, encoded by the coding sequence ATGTCATATGTGGCGGTGGTTCCGGGGTTGCTGGCCTCGGCGGCGGCGGATTTGGCGGGTGTCGGCTCGGCGCTAGGTTCGGCGAATGCGGCGGCGGCCGCGGCGACGACGGGGATCGCCACCGCCGCCGGTGATGAGGTGTCGGCGGCGATTGCGGCGTTGTTGTCGGCGCATGGTCAGGCCTATCAGGTAGCGGGTGCGCAACTGGGGGTGTTTCACGAGGAGTTTGTCCGGGCGTTGGCCGCCGCTGGGGGTTCTTATGCGGCTGCTGAGGCGGTCAATACCGGGCCGTTGGCGCAGTTGTTGGATGCGGTCAATGCCCAAAGTGTGGCGTTGACGGGGCGTCCGGTGATCGGCAACGGCGCCAATGGGGCTCCGGGGACCGGTGCCAATGGTGCCCCGGGTGGGTGGTTGCTGGGTGATGGGGGGGCCGGCGGGTCGGGTGCGGCCGGGCAGAACGGCGGTGCCGGCGGGGCGGCGGGATTGTTCGGGACCGGCGGTGCTGGTGGGGCCGGGGGCAGCTCCAACTTGGGGGCCGGCGGTGCGGGTGGGGTTGGCGGTGCGGGGGGTTGGTTGTGGGGTGATGGCGGGGCCGGCGGGGCCGGCGGCGCCACCGGCCCGGGTGGTGGTGCAGGTGGGGCTGGTGGGCTTGGTGGGGCTGGGGGGTTGTTCGGTGCGGGCGGGCTCGGTGGGGCCGGCGGCGAGACCGTTGGTGGCGCCGACGGTGGGGCTGGTGGTGCTGGCGGGGCCGGAGGGTTGCTGGCTGGGTTGGTGGGCGCCGGCGGAGGCGACGGCGGCACCGGCGGATTCGGATCGACCGGGGGTGCTGGTGGGGCCGGCGGTAGCGCCGGGGTGTTGGGCGGTCCGGGTGGGGCCGGTGGCAGCGGCGCATCCGGGATGACCACCGGGGGGGCTGGGGGGGCTGGTGGCCACGCCGGCGGGCTATTCGGCACTGGTGGGTTGTTCGGTGCCGGTGGGGCCGGCGGCACCGGCGGACTAGGCATCACCACTGGTGGGGCTGGTGGGGCCGGTGGCAACGGCGGGTTGCTGTTTTCTGACGGCGGGCCCGGCGGGACAGGCGGTTCTGCTGACGCAGGGGGTGATGGTGGGGCCGGTGGCGCCGGCGGGTTGGTGTTCTCCAATGGCGGTGTCGGCGGGACCGGTGGCTTTGGTGGTGGTGGTGGTGGTGTCGGGGGTATTGGGGGGGCCGGGGGCCCGGCGGGGCTGCTGATCGGTAACGGCGGCGCCGGCGGGGCCGGCGGTGAGGGAGTGACCGGTGGGGGCGGCGGGGCCGGGGGCAACGCGGTGTTGATCGGCAACGGCGGCAACGCCGGCATCGGCGGGGCCGGCCCCACCGCGGGTGGCACCGGTGTCGGCGGGACCAGCGGGCAGCTGTTGGGGCTGGACGGTTTCAACGCCCCGGCGCCCACCTCGCCACTACATGCCCTGCAGCAACAAGTGTTGGGCGCGATCAACGCGCCGATCCAGGACCTGACCGGGCGACCGCTGATCGGCAACGGCATTCCCGGCGCGGCAGGTAGCGGCGCCGACGGCGCCGCGGGTGGGTGGCTGCTCGGTGATGGCGGGGCCGGCGGCTCGGGCGCGGCCGCTAGCGGTAGCGGCGGTGGGGCCGGTGGGTCGGCCGGATTGGTGGGTGCTGGCGGGTCCGGCGGCACCGGCGCGTTCTCGTTGGCCGCTGATGGTGGAGCCGGCGGGGTCGGTGGGACCGGTGGCTGGTTATTCGGCACTGGCGGGGTCGGCGGCGTCGGCGGGATCACAAACGGCGGGAATGGTGGGGCCGGTGGCGCGGGTGGTGCTGGGGGGTTGTGGGGTGCGGGCGGGCTCGGCGGGGTAGGCGGAGCCAGCTTCGGAGGCGGCGGTAGACCTGGCGGGGATGGAGGGGCTGGAGGGGCTGGAGGGTTGCTGGCTGGGTTGGTGGGCGCCGGCGGCGGCGACGGCGGTGACGGCGCGAGCGGAGATACCGGGGGGGCTGGCGGGGCTGGCGGTGATGCCGGGCTGCTGGGTGGCCCGGGTGGGGCCGGCGGCGCCGGCGGACCCGGTGAGACTGCGGGGGCTGGTGGGGCTGGCGGTGATGCTGGGTTGCTGGGCGGCGCGGGTGGGGCCGGCGGCACCGGCGGAATCGGCACCAGTGGGGGTGCTGGCGGGGCCGGCGGGAGCGCTGGGCTGCTGTGGGGCAACGGCGGGGCCGGCGGCACCGGCGGGACCGGCTTTTTTGGCGACGGGGGTGCTGGTGGCTCCGGCGGGCTCGGCGGGTGGCTGGGCTTTGGTGGGGCCGGCGGCGCCGGTGGGGCCGGCGGCCTCGCCGGCAATGGCGCCGGGGGTGCTGGCGGGGTCGGCGGCACCGGCGGACAACTGTGGGGTGGCGGTGGGGCCGGCGGCGCCGGCGGCGAGGGCGACGTGAACGGCGGGAACGGCGGGGCCGGCGGAACCGGCGGTGCCGCCGTGCTGATTGGGACCGGCGGCAACGGCGGCAACAGCGGCATCGGAGCCACCAACGGCGGTCCCGGCACTGGCGGCGCCGGCGGGCTGCTGCTGGGCCAAGACGGGCTCAATGGGCTGTCGTAG
- a CDS encoding nuclear transport factor 2 family protein, whose amino-acid sequence MSQAPESFDHMLAAWNEKDPTRVRSHLEKALAPDVHFVDPSVDIVGIDAFEANVHEVHTRVPGAVYSRASDVDGHHGYYRYHWAIHLDGELVLAGFDVAVTDAAGRVKEVIGFFGPLEPS is encoded by the coding sequence ATGAGCCAAGCCCCGGAATCGTTCGACCATATGCTCGCCGCATGGAACGAGAAGGATCCGACACGGGTGCGGAGTCATCTCGAGAAGGCCTTGGCGCCCGATGTGCACTTCGTCGACCCATCGGTCGACATCGTCGGTATCGACGCCTTCGAGGCCAACGTTCACGAGGTCCACACGCGGGTCCCCGGAGCGGTCTACTCGCGTGCCAGCGATGTCGATGGACATCACGGCTACTACCGCTACCACTGGGCGATCCATCTCGACGGTGAGCTGGTCCTGGCTGGCTTCGACGTCGCGGTCACCGATGCCGCCGGTCGTGTCAAAGAAGTCATCGGGTTCTTCGGGCCGCTCGAGCCGAGCTGA
- a CDS encoding arylsulfatase yields the protein MPQLPEHSGRHVLPIPDVPAKGKIALDAREAEFPAYQPLRPPAGAPNVVIVLIDDMGAGAPSAVGGPCRMPAMERIAQRGLTYNRFHTTALCSPTRQALLTGRNHHSAGMGSVCEVATGAPGNDSVRPNTVATVAEILRLNGYSTAAFGKMHQTPTWEVSASGPFDRWPTGDGFERFFGFVGGETNQWAPTLYEGTSPVEPWGTAADGYHFSEDMVDKAIAHVRNLHTMTPDKPFFLYVSFGATHAPHHVPADYIERYRGRFDRGWDAVRDETLAAMKQCGIVPEDTELTARPEGVVAWEDLDDTQRAVYARLMETYAGFAEHTDAQVGRLVDALEEIGGGDDTLFVYIAGDNGASAEGGLDGTFNELMALNAIPQSLDDVRSRIDDVGGPMAFNHYPVGWAHAMNCPYQYTKQVASHFGGTRNSMALAWPAKIRDAGGVRPQFTHVIDVVPTILEAAGLPEPSTVNGVAQKPIQGTSMVYTFDDSNAADRHLTQYFEMFGNRGIYHEGWTAVTRHSLPWITRQRPSFDADEWELYDTANDWSQARDLSAEMPDKLRRLQELFLIEASKYDVFPLDDRSYERFNASIAGRPDLPGDRTTMTFYPGMDHLMENTVLNVKNRSHTITAEIEVTDGATDGVLIAQGGRFAGWSLYVKESRLRYAYNWFDSQYTTIESTEPLPRGVVHVRYHFAFDGGQPGAGGVGRLYITDRLVGEGRIERTVPYVFSADETLDIGRDLALPVTSDYPEGHANAFQGTLGWVRIDLDDDDLSHQEPEDNKYHRIMSRQ from the coding sequence ATGCCCCAGCTACCAGAGCATTCCGGCCGTCATGTGCTACCGATTCCGGACGTGCCCGCCAAGGGCAAGATCGCACTGGACGCGCGGGAGGCCGAGTTCCCCGCCTACCAGCCGCTTCGCCCACCCGCCGGAGCGCCGAACGTCGTGATCGTGTTGATCGACGATATGGGCGCGGGGGCGCCCAGCGCTGTCGGAGGGCCGTGTCGCATGCCTGCCATGGAGCGCATCGCCCAACGGGGTCTGACCTACAACCGATTCCACACCACGGCGCTGTGTTCGCCCACCAGACAAGCGCTGCTGACGGGGCGCAACCACCATTCGGCCGGCATGGGTTCGGTGTGTGAGGTCGCGACCGGTGCGCCCGGCAACGACAGCGTGCGCCCAAACACGGTGGCGACCGTGGCAGAGATATTGCGGCTCAACGGCTACAGCACGGCAGCGTTCGGCAAGATGCATCAAACGCCGACGTGGGAGGTCAGCGCGTCGGGTCCGTTCGACCGATGGCCCACCGGCGACGGTTTTGAGCGCTTCTTCGGGTTCGTCGGCGGCGAGACGAACCAGTGGGCGCCCACCCTGTACGAAGGTACGTCCCCGGTCGAGCCGTGGGGCACCGCCGCGGACGGGTATCACTTCTCCGAGGACATGGTCGACAAGGCGATCGCCCACGTGCGCAATCTGCACACGATGACGCCGGACAAGCCGTTTTTTCTTTACGTGTCGTTCGGCGCAACCCATGCGCCGCACCATGTCCCGGCCGACTACATCGAGCGCTACCGCGGTCGCTTCGACCGGGGCTGGGATGCCGTGCGCGACGAAACCTTGGCGGCCATGAAGCAGTGCGGCATCGTGCCCGAGGACACCGAGCTGACCGCCCGCCCCGAAGGTGTGGTGGCCTGGGAAGACCTCGACGACACCCAACGTGCCGTCTACGCGCGGCTGATGGAGACTTATGCCGGCTTCGCCGAGCACACCGACGCTCAGGTCGGGCGCCTTGTCGATGCGCTCGAGGAGATCGGGGGCGGCGACGACACCCTGTTCGTCTACATCGCCGGCGACAACGGAGCCAGCGCCGAAGGCGGTCTGGACGGCACCTTCAATGAGCTGATGGCGCTGAACGCGATCCCGCAGAGTCTCGACGATGTGCGCAGCCGCATCGACGATGTTGGCGGCCCGATGGCCTTCAACCACTACCCGGTCGGGTGGGCGCACGCGATGAACTGCCCGTATCAGTACACGAAGCAGGTCGCCTCGCATTTCGGCGGCACCCGCAACTCGATGGCCCTGGCGTGGCCCGCCAAGATTCGTGATGCGGGCGGCGTTCGTCCGCAGTTCACCCACGTGATCGACGTCGTCCCCACGATCCTGGAGGCCGCCGGGCTGCCCGAGCCGAGCACGGTCAACGGCGTGGCCCAGAAGCCGATCCAGGGAACATCGATGGTCTACACCTTCGACGATTCCAACGCCGCCGACCGACACCTCACCCAGTACTTCGAGATGTTCGGCAATCGCGGCATCTATCACGAAGGATGGACCGCCGTCACTCGGCACAGCCTGCCCTGGATCACCCGGCAGCGGCCATCATTCGACGCCGACGAGTGGGAGCTTTATGACACGGCTAATGACTGGAGCCAGGCCCGAGACCTGTCCGCGGAAATGCCCGACAAGCTACGTCGGTTGCAGGAGCTCTTTCTCATCGAAGCGTCGAAGTACGACGTCTTCCCGCTCGACGACCGCAGCTACGAACGCTTCAACGCCTCGATAGCTGGACGGCCGGACCTGCCCGGGGACCGAACGACGATGACCTTCTACCCCGGCATGGATCACCTGATGGAAAACACCGTGCTGAACGTGAAGAACCGTTCGCACACAATCACCGCCGAGATCGAAGTGACCGACGGCGCCACCGACGGGGTGCTCATCGCCCAGGGTGGCCGATTCGCCGGATGGAGCCTCTATGTCAAAGAGTCCCGGCTGAGGTACGCCTATAACTGGTTCGATAGCCAATACACCACGATCGAATCCACCGAGCCGCTGCCGCGCGGGGTCGTCCACGTCAGGTACCACTTCGCCTTCGACGGCGGCCAGCCAGGCGCGGGCGGGGTCGGGCGCCTCTACATCACCGATCGCCTTGTCGGTGAGGGGCGGATCGAGCGGACCGTGCCCTATGTGTTCTCCGCGGACGAAACCTTGGACATCGGTCGCGATCTGGCCCTGCCCGTCACGAGCGACTACCCCGAAGGCCATGCCAACGCGTTCCAAGGCACGCTCGGGTGGGTCCGCATCGACCTGGACGACGACGACCTCAGCCACCAAGAACCGGAGGACAACAAATACCACCGGATCATGTCGCGCCAGTAG
- the gntH gene encoding guanitoxin biosynthesis MBL fold metallo-hydrolase GntH translates to MEILPAGEMRISILGSTPWPPTDLQSGTCILVECGNGSSQPRRFFFDMGNGSVKNALAMQIPPKFINDIFISHLHGDHFADLPYMYPFTAWSGRWEPLRLYGPSGATPELGIKHMAKHMREMLRWHEENFLHATIADGFEMDVTEFDWQEENGVCYDKDGIVVRHWPRSHVKDGASAYRLDWEDAGLSVVWTGDGRPDDKTEKYAAGCDVFITEGQIDTPMLSSLKFGVPEDLMKYTIDSWHTMYYAAGYLMNKVQPRLGMIVHYEDNGIALDVESVAQVRSNYSGLFMFGGPDVQVVNVNKDYIWAREAALPKGAAITPLDPRWMLPPGMSLPSEMELPRPQLPREEQQQQFLRDMEIDPHAYYPPDTDRDPVNTWPTEGFTIDPREMLEARGIDPDSPV, encoded by the coding sequence GTGGAGATATTGCCGGCGGGGGAGATGCGAATTTCGATCCTGGGGAGCACGCCCTGGCCGCCGACCGACCTGCAGTCGGGTACGTGCATCTTGGTCGAATGCGGCAATGGCAGTTCGCAGCCGCGGCGCTTTTTCTTCGACATGGGCAACGGGAGTGTGAAAAACGCTCTCGCCATGCAGATTCCGCCGAAGTTCATCAACGATATCTTCATCTCACACCTGCACGGTGACCATTTCGCCGACCTGCCCTACATGTACCCGTTCACGGCATGGTCGGGTCGCTGGGAGCCGCTGCGGTTGTATGGCCCGTCCGGGGCCACTCCGGAGCTGGGTATCAAACACATGGCCAAGCACATGCGCGAGATGCTGCGCTGGCATGAAGAGAACTTTCTGCACGCCACGATCGCGGACGGCTTCGAGATGGACGTCACCGAGTTCGATTGGCAGGAAGAAAACGGCGTCTGCTACGACAAGGACGGCATCGTGGTCAGACACTGGCCGCGCTCGCACGTCAAAGATGGCGCTTCGGCGTACCGCCTCGACTGGGAAGACGCCGGGCTTTCCGTGGTGTGGACCGGCGACGGCCGACCCGACGATAAGACCGAGAAGTACGCGGCGGGCTGCGATGTCTTCATCACCGAGGGTCAGATCGACACACCGATGCTGTCCTCGCTGAAATTCGGTGTGCCCGAGGACCTCATGAAGTACACGATCGACTCGTGGCACACGATGTACTACGCGGCCGGCTATCTGATGAACAAGGTGCAGCCGCGCCTCGGCATGATCGTGCACTACGAGGACAACGGGATCGCGCTCGACGTCGAGTCGGTTGCCCAGGTCCGCTCGAATTACAGCGGCCTGTTCATGTTTGGCGGGCCCGACGTGCAAGTCGTCAACGTGAACAAGGACTACATCTGGGCGCGTGAGGCTGCGTTACCCAAGGGCGCGGCGATCACACCGCTGGATCCCCGCTGGATGCTTCCGCCGGGCATGTCCCTGCCCTCGGAGATGGAGTTGCCGCGGCCGCAACTGCCCCGCGAAGAACAGCAGCAGCAATTCCTGCGCGATATGGAGATCGATCCGCATGCCTACTACCCGCCCGACACCGATCGCGATCCGGTAAATACCTGGCCCACAGAGGGATTCACGATCGACCCGCGCGAGATGCTCGAGGCGCGCGGCATCGACCCAGACTCCCCGGTGTAA
- a CDS encoding CobW family GTP-binding protein: MPITILTGFLGAGKTTLLNRILNGDHGLRVGVLVNDFGAINIDADLVVGVQDEMISLANGCVCCQIRDDLIEAVDRLLSGEHAPKYIVLEASGIADPLGIWVTFNDATHADRIRLDSVTCVVDADQAFAHIEDAPGLAMLKLHQVGTADLVILNKVDLAGPAQTALVRAWIDHNMRRVRIVEANYCDVPNEVLLGVGRFDGSEAVDTAVAGDGPVDGANFETCSYESDRPFSVQALEEMVRRNLPGTVYRCKGIVYAADHPDTRLSLQTVGRRTEITMLDAWGARPARTRIVAIGSRGGIDAEGMRTAFDACHADA, from the coding sequence GTGCCGATCACGATCCTGACCGGCTTTCTCGGTGCGGGCAAGACGACCCTGCTCAACAGGATCCTCAACGGCGATCACGGTCTGCGGGTTGGTGTGCTGGTCAACGACTTCGGCGCGATCAACATCGACGCCGATCTGGTCGTCGGCGTGCAGGACGAGATGATCAGCCTCGCCAACGGCTGCGTCTGCTGCCAGATTCGCGACGACCTGATCGAGGCCGTCGACCGGCTGCTATCCGGTGAGCACGCGCCCAAGTACATCGTGCTCGAGGCGAGTGGCATCGCCGATCCGCTCGGTATCTGGGTGACGTTCAACGACGCCACCCATGCCGACCGGATCCGCCTCGACAGCGTGACCTGCGTTGTCGACGCCGACCAGGCCTTCGCCCATATCGAGGATGCACCCGGTCTGGCGATGCTCAAGCTGCATCAGGTCGGCACCGCCGATCTCGTGATCCTGAACAAAGTGGATCTTGCGGGTCCCGCCCAGACGGCGCTCGTGCGGGCCTGGATCGACCACAACATGCGCCGGGTGCGAATCGTCGAGGCCAACTACTGTGACGTGCCCAACGAGGTGTTGCTCGGTGTGGGTCGCTTCGACGGATCTGAGGCTGTCGACACCGCGGTCGCGGGCGATGGCCCCGTTGACGGTGCTAACTTCGAGACTTGTTCCTACGAGTCAGACCGGCCGTTTTCCGTGCAAGCACTCGAGGAGATGGTCCGCCGCAACCTTCCCGGCACCGTCTACCGCTGCAAGGGCATTGTCTATGCCGCCGACCATCCGGACACTCGCTTGTCGCTGCAGACTGTGGGGCGGCGCACGGAGATAACCATGCTTGACGCCTGGGGGGCACGCCCGGCGCGCACTCGCATCGTCGCGATCGGCAGCCGTGGAGGCATCGACGCCGAAGGGATGCGGACGGCGTTCGATGCGTGCCACGCCGACGCCTGA
- a CDS encoding TetR/AcrR family transcriptional regulator: MTDAPDRRPRDPAARRQAIVEAAGRVIARHGLPKLTHRRVAAEADVPVGSTTYYFRDLDALRDAALGDAATATTRYLAQWRHELDEATDLPTTLARSTADYLADRERNRTLNELYCAATYRPELQRLARLWPEGLVALLEPRIGPRAAAAVTVYLDGAMLHSLITGTPLGTDALADAIARLTANDPTERAR; the protein is encoded by the coding sequence TTGACCGACGCGCCCGACCGACGCCCACGGGACCCCGCCGCGCGCCGTCAAGCGATCGTCGAGGCGGCCGGGCGGGTGATCGCCCGGCACGGGCTTCCCAAGTTGACCCACCGCCGAGTAGCGGCGGAAGCGGATGTCCCGGTCGGGTCGACGACCTACTATTTCCGTGACCTCGACGCGTTGCGTGACGCCGCGCTCGGGGACGCTGCGACCGCTACGACTCGCTATCTGGCGCAGTGGCGCCATGAGCTCGACGAGGCCACCGACCTTCCCACCACCCTGGCCCGGTCCACCGCCGACTACCTCGCCGACCGCGAGCGCAACCGCACGCTCAACGAGCTGTACTGCGCGGCAACCTATCGACCGGAGCTGCAGCGGCTAGCCCGGCTATGGCCCGAGGGGCTGGTTGCGTTGCTCGAACCGCGCATCGGACCACGAGCCGCCGCCGCGGTCACGGTGTATCTCGACGGCGCCATGCTGCACTCACTCATCACCGGCACCCCCCTGGGCACCGATGCCCTCGCCGACGCCATTGCCAGGTTGACCGCGAACGACCCCACGGAGCGCGCGCGATAG
- a CDS encoding DMT family transporter, with the protein MAYLFLLCAIFTEVVATSLLKSTEGFTRLWPTVVCLSGYGVSFALLALSISRGMRTDVAYALWSAIGTAAIVFIAVLFLGSPLSVAKVGGVGLIVTGVVALNLSGAH; encoded by the coding sequence GTGGCATACCTGTTCCTCTTGTGCGCCATCTTCACCGAGGTGGTGGCAACCAGCCTGCTCAAGAGCACCGAAGGCTTCACTCGGCTGTGGCCGACAGTGGTCTGCCTCAGCGGTTACGGCGTCTCTTTTGCGTTGCTGGCACTGTCGATCTCGCGCGGTATGCGGACCGACGTCGCCTACGCTTTGTGGTCGGCGATCGGCACGGCGGCCATCGTGTTCATCGCCGTGCTGTTCTTAGGCTCTCCGCTGTCGGTGGCGAAGGTCGGCGGCGTCGGACTGATTGTCACCGGGGTGGTCGCGTTGAACCTGTCTGGTGCCCATTGA